A genomic segment from Nicotiana sylvestris chromosome 1, ASM39365v2, whole genome shotgun sequence encodes:
- the LOC138871796 gene encoding uncharacterized protein produces the protein MYQVAKTLKLLKKNLKVLKSQYSHDIVREAEEDMKLLNKSRLKLQRDPSNKEVQQSSHLAEMYPQQRSKATWIKLGDDNTRYFYSIIKHRKLKQSTTQLKDDAGTWQTDPGAIANLFVDYYSEILGRKPTSRVLKAAVDHLVAENQSAFVQGRSMLHNVLICHDILRHYNWKTTPRCLMKIDLRKAYDMLKSMEKVMDILLGRDGLGRNESSVKRIVEAINYYSNVTGLKSNMDKSSIFIAGVDDNTKKKLLEITGFVLGTLPIRYLRLPLSPKKWNKIDCHMLVEKITQRIRVTYSRLLCRLQIINAVLFFIHSFWGTVFILPQSILKEVDRICREYLWDSSEEIKKLSLVSGKRSVILRS, from the exons ATGTATCAAGTAGCAAAAACGTTGAAACTACTTAAGaagaatttgaaggttttgaagtCACAATATTCTCATGATATTGTGAGAGAAGCAGAAGAAGATATGAAGTTGCTTAACAAAAGTAGGTTGAAACTCCAAAGGGATCCTTCAAATAAAGAGGTTCAGCAGTCTTCACATTTGGCAGAAATGTACCCACAACAGAGAAGTAAAGCTACATGGATTAAGTTAGGAGATGATAACACACGATATTTCTACTCAATTATAAAGCATAGGAAGCTGAAACAATCCACAACACAACTTAAAGATGATGCAGGCACATGGCAAACTGATCCAGGGGCTATTGCAAACTTGTTTGTGGATTACTATTCTGAAATATTAGGAAGAAAGCCTACTTCTAGAGT ACTAAAGGCAGCAGTTGATCACTTAGTAGCAGAGAACCAGTCTGCATTTGTACAGGGGAGGTCCATGCTGCACAATGTCTTAATCTGTCACGACATTTTAAGACATTATAACTGGAAAACAACTCCAAGATGTCTTATGAAGATTGATCTCAGAAAGGCCTATGACATG TTGAAGTCAATGGAGAAAGTCATGGATATTTTGCTGGGAAGAGATGGCTTAGGCA GAAATGAAAGCTCAGTTAAAAGGATTGTGGAGGCAATAAATTACTATAGCAATGTAACAGGGTTGAAATCAAATATGGACAAGTCTAGTATCTTCATAGCTGGTGTGGATGATAATACTAAGAAGAAGTTGCTTGAAATAACTGGTTTTGTGCTAGGTACTCTTCCCATAAGATACCTTAGACTTCCCCTCTCCCCAAAGAAATGGAATAAGATTGACTGTCATATGCTGGTAGAGAAAATCACTCAAAGGATCAGAGTTACCTACTCAAGGCTTCTATGCAGACTGCAAATTATTAATGCAGTGTTGTTTTTCATCCATAGCTTCTGGGGCACAGTGTTCATATTACCTCAAAGTATACTCAAGGAGGTTGACAGAATATGCAGAGAATATCTCTGGGATAGCTCAGAGGAGATAAAGAAACTATCCTTAGTTTCTGGGAAAAGATCTGTTATCCTAAGAAGCTAG